A window of the Mus pahari chromosome 1, PAHARI_EIJ_v1.1, whole genome shotgun sequence genome harbors these coding sequences:
- the Nfkb2 gene encoding nuclear factor NF-kappa-B p100 subunit isoform X1: MDNCYDPGLDGIPEYDDFEFSPSIVEPKEPAPETADGPYLVIVEQPKQRGFRFRYGCEGPSHGGLPGASSEKGRKTYPTVKICNYEGPAKIEVDLVTHSDPPRAHAHSLVGKQCSELGVCAVSVGPKDMTAQFNNLGVLHVTKKNMMEIMIQKLQRQRLRSKPQGLTEAERRELEQEAKELKKVMDLSIVRLRFSAFLRASDGSFSLPLKPVISQPIHDSKSPGASNLKISRMDKTAGSVRGGDEVYLLCDKVQKDDIEVRFYEDDENGWQAFGDFSPTDVHKQYAIVFRTPPYHKMKIERPVTVFLQLKRKRGGDVSDSKQFTYYPLVEDKEEVQRKRRKALPTFSQPFGGGSHMGGGSGGSAGGYGGAGGGGSLGFFSSSLAYNPYQSGAAPMGCYPGGGGGAQMAGSRRDTDAGEGAEEPRTPPEAPQGEPQALDTLQRAREYNARLFGLAQRSARALLDYGVTADARALLAGQRHLLMAQDENGDTPLHLAIIHGQTGVIEQIAHVIYHAQYLGVINLTNHLHQTPLHLAVITGQTRVVSFLLQVGADPTLLDRHGDSALHLALRAGAAAPELLQALLRSGAHAVPQILHMPDFEGLYPVHLAVHARSPECLDLLVDCGAEVEAAERQGGRTPLHLATEMEELGLVTHLVTKLHANVNARTFAGNTPLHLAAGLGSPTLTRLLLKAGADIHAENEEPLCPLPSPSTSGSDSDSEGPERDSQRNFRGHTPLDLTRSTKVKTLLLNAAQNTTEPPLAPPSPAGPGLSLGDAALQNLEQLLDGPEAQGSWAELAERLGLRSLVDTYRKTPSPSGSLLRSYKLAGGDLVGLLEALSDMGLHEGVRLLKGPETRDKLPSTAEAKEDSAYGSQSVEQEAEKLCPPPEPPGGLCHGHPQPQVH, encoded by the exons ATGGACAATTGCTACGATCCA GGTCTCGATGGCATCCCCGAATATGATGATTTTGAATTCAGCCCCTCCATCGTGGAGCCTAAGGAGCCAGCCCCGGAGACAG CTGATGGCCCTTATCTGGTGATTGTGGAACAGCCCAAACAG CGAGGCTTCAGATTTCGATATGGCTGTGAAGGCCCCTCCCATGGAGGTCTGCCAGGTGCCTCCAGTGAGAAGGGCCGGAAGACCTATCCCACTGTCAAG ATCTGTAACTACGAAGGACCGGCCAAGATTGAGGTGGACCTGGTGACACACAGCGACCCACCTCGTGCTCATGCCCACAGTCTGGTGGGCAAGCAGTGTTCAGAGCTGGgggtgtgtgctgtgtctgtaGGACCCAAGGACATGACTGCTCA ATTTAATAATCTGGGTGTCCTGCATGTAACCAAGAAGAACATGATGGAGATTATGATCCAGAAACTTCAGAGGCAGCGTCTCCGCTCCAAGCCTCAGGGCCTTACAG AGGCAGAGCGGCGGGAGCTAGAGCAGGAGGCCAAAGAGCTGAAGAAAGTCATGGATCTGAGCATCGTGCGGCTGCGCTTCTCAGCTTTCCTTCGAGCTAGTGATGGTTCCTTCTCCTTGCCCCTGAAACCTGTGATCTCCCAGCCCATCCATGACAGCA AGTCTCCAGGGGCCTCAAACCTGAAGATTTCCCGAATGGACAAGACAGCAGGTTCCGTGCGTGGTGGAGACGAAGTTTATTTGCTCTGTGATAAGGTGCAGAAAG ACGACATTGAGGTTCGGTTCTATGAGGATGATGAGAACGGATGGCAAGCCTTTGGGGACTTCTCTCCCACAGACGTTCATAAACAG TATGCCATTGTGTTCCGGACCCCACCCTATCACAAGATGAAGATCGAGAGGCCTGTAACAGTGTTCCTGCAGCTGAAACGCAAGCGTGGGGGCGATGTCTCTGACTCCAAACAGTTCACGTATTACCCTCTTGTGGAAG ACAAGGAGGAAGTGCAGAGGAAGCGGAGAAAGGCCTTGCCCACCTTCTCCCAGCCCTTCGGGGGCGGATCCCACATGGGTGGAGGTTCTGGGGGCTCCGCTGGGGGTTATGGAGGCgctggaggag GTGGCAGCCTCggctttttctcctcctccttggccTACAACCCCTACCAATCCGGTGCAGCCCCAATGGGCTGCTACCCGGGTGGGGGAGGTGGAGCGCAGATGGCCGGCTCTAGACGGGACACTGATGCTGGTGAGGGGGCAGAGGAGCCCAGGACGCCCCCGGAGGCCCCCCAGGGCGAACCGCAGGCCCTCGACACACTGCAACGAG CTCGCGAGTACAACGCGCGCCTGTTCGGTCTGGCGCAGCGCAGCGCCCGAGCGTTGCTGGACTACGGCGTCACGGCAGACGCGCGTGCTCTGCTAGCGGGACAGCGCCACCTGCTGATGGCACAAGACGAGAACGGAGACAC GCCGCTGCACCTGGCCATCATCCACGGGCAGACTGGTGTCATTGAGCAGATagcccatgtcatttatcatgcTCAGTACCTCGGGGTCATCAACCTCACCAACCACCTGCACCAG ACACCTCTGCACCTGGCAGTAATCACTGGGCAGACAAGGGTGGTGAGCTTCCTGCTGCAAGTGGGTGCAGACCCCACGCTGCTGGATCGCCACGGAGACTCCGCCCTCCACTTGGCACTCCGGGCAGGTGCTGCAGCCCCAGAGCTGTTGCAGGCACTGTTGCGCAGCGGAGCCCATGCTGTGCCCCAAATATTGCACATGCCTGATTTTGAGG GACTATACCCCGTACACCTGGCAGTCCATGCCCGAAGCCCCGAGTGCCTGGATCTGTTAGTTGACTGTGGAGCTGAAGTGGAGGCAGCGGAGAGGCAGGGAGGCCGAACCCCCCTGCATCTAGCCACAGAGATGGAGGAGCTGGGGCTGGTCACCCATCTGGTCACAAAG CTCCATGCTAATGTGAATGCCCGGACCTTTGCTGGAAACACGCCCCTCCACCTGGCAGCTGGGCTCGGGTCCCCAACTCTCACTCGCCTCCTTCTGAAGGCTG GTGCTGACATCCATGCAGAGAATGAGGAACCTCTGTGCCCGCTGCCCTCACCCTCTACCTCTGGGAGTGACTCAGACTCTGAAGGGCCTGAGAGGGATAGCCAGAGAAACTTCCGAGGCCATACCCCTCTTGACCTCACTCGCAGTACCAAG GTGAAGACTCTGCTGCTAAATGCTGCTCAGAACACCACGGAGCCACCCCTGGCCCCACCCAGCCCTGCAG GGCCAGGGCTGTCACTGGGGGATGCAGCCCTGCAGAACCTGGAGCAACTGCTGGATGGGCCCGAAGCCCAGGGCAGCTGGGCAGAGCTGGCAGAGCGTCTGGGGCTGAGAAGCCTGGTGGACACATACAGGAAGACCCCGTCTCCCAGCGGCAGTCTCCTTCGTAGTTACAAG CTGGCTGGTGGGGACTTGGTGGGTCTATTGGAGGCCTTGTCCGACATGGGTCTCCATGAGGGAGTCAGGCTGCTGAAAGGTCCTGAGACCCGCGACAAGCTGCCCAGCACAG CAGAGGCGAAAGAAGACAGTGCCTATGGGAGCCAGTCAgtggagcaggaggcagagaagctgtGTCCACCCCCTGAGCCTCCAGGAGGGCTCTGCCACGGGCACCCCCAGCCTCAGGTGCACtga
- the Nfkb2 gene encoding nuclear factor NF-kappa-B p100 subunit isoform X2, with product MDNCYDPGLDGIPEYDDFEFSPSIVEPKEPAPETADGPYLVIVEQPKQRGFRFRYGCEGPSHGGLPGASSEKGRKTYPTVKICNYEGPAKIEVDLVTHSDPPRAHAHSLVGKQCSELGVCAVSVGPKDMTAQFNNLGVLHVTKKNMMEIMIQKLQRQRLRSKPQGLTEAERRELEQEAKELKKVMDLSIVRLRFSAFLRASDGSFSLPLKPVISQPIHDSKSPGASNLKISRMDKTAGSVRGGDEVYLLCDKVQKDDIEVRFYEDDENGWQAFGDFSPTDVHKQYAIVFRTPPYHKMKIERPVTVFLQLKRKRGGDVSDSKQFTYYPLVEDKEEVQRKRRKALPTFSQPFGGGSHMGGGSGGSAGGYGGAGGGGSLGFFSSSLAYNPYQSGAAPMGCYPGGGGGAQMAGSRRDTDAGEGAEEPRTPPEAPQGEPQALDTLQRAREYNARLFGLAQRSARALLDYGVTADARALLAGQRHLLMAQDENGDTPLHLAIIHGQTGVIEQIAHVIYHAQYLGVINLTNHLHQTPLHLAVITGQTRVVSFLLQVGADPTLLDRHGDSALHLALRAGAAAPELLQALLRSGAHAVPQILHMPDFEGLYPVHLAVHARSPECLDLLVDCGAEVEAAERQGGRTPLHLATEMEELGLVTHLVTKLHANVNARTFAGNTPLHLAAGLGSPTLTRLLLKAGADIHAENEEPLCPLPSPSTSGSDSDSEGPERDSQRNFRGHTPLDLTRSTKVKTLLLNAAQNTTEPPLAPPSPAGPGLSLGDAALQNLEQLLDGPEAQGSWAELAERLGLRSLVDTYRKTPSPSGSLLRSYKLAGGDLVGLLEALSDMGLHEGVRLLKGPETRDKLPSTEAKEDSAYGSQSVEQEAEKLCPPPEPPGGLCHGHPQPQVH from the exons ATGGACAATTGCTACGATCCA GGTCTCGATGGCATCCCCGAATATGATGATTTTGAATTCAGCCCCTCCATCGTGGAGCCTAAGGAGCCAGCCCCGGAGACAG CTGATGGCCCTTATCTGGTGATTGTGGAACAGCCCAAACAG CGAGGCTTCAGATTTCGATATGGCTGTGAAGGCCCCTCCCATGGAGGTCTGCCAGGTGCCTCCAGTGAGAAGGGCCGGAAGACCTATCCCACTGTCAAG ATCTGTAACTACGAAGGACCGGCCAAGATTGAGGTGGACCTGGTGACACACAGCGACCCACCTCGTGCTCATGCCCACAGTCTGGTGGGCAAGCAGTGTTCAGAGCTGGgggtgtgtgctgtgtctgtaGGACCCAAGGACATGACTGCTCA ATTTAATAATCTGGGTGTCCTGCATGTAACCAAGAAGAACATGATGGAGATTATGATCCAGAAACTTCAGAGGCAGCGTCTCCGCTCCAAGCCTCAGGGCCTTACAG AGGCAGAGCGGCGGGAGCTAGAGCAGGAGGCCAAAGAGCTGAAGAAAGTCATGGATCTGAGCATCGTGCGGCTGCGCTTCTCAGCTTTCCTTCGAGCTAGTGATGGTTCCTTCTCCTTGCCCCTGAAACCTGTGATCTCCCAGCCCATCCATGACAGCA AGTCTCCAGGGGCCTCAAACCTGAAGATTTCCCGAATGGACAAGACAGCAGGTTCCGTGCGTGGTGGAGACGAAGTTTATTTGCTCTGTGATAAGGTGCAGAAAG ACGACATTGAGGTTCGGTTCTATGAGGATGATGAGAACGGATGGCAAGCCTTTGGGGACTTCTCTCCCACAGACGTTCATAAACAG TATGCCATTGTGTTCCGGACCCCACCCTATCACAAGATGAAGATCGAGAGGCCTGTAACAGTGTTCCTGCAGCTGAAACGCAAGCGTGGGGGCGATGTCTCTGACTCCAAACAGTTCACGTATTACCCTCTTGTGGAAG ACAAGGAGGAAGTGCAGAGGAAGCGGAGAAAGGCCTTGCCCACCTTCTCCCAGCCCTTCGGGGGCGGATCCCACATGGGTGGAGGTTCTGGGGGCTCCGCTGGGGGTTATGGAGGCgctggaggag GTGGCAGCCTCggctttttctcctcctccttggccTACAACCCCTACCAATCCGGTGCAGCCCCAATGGGCTGCTACCCGGGTGGGGGAGGTGGAGCGCAGATGGCCGGCTCTAGACGGGACACTGATGCTGGTGAGGGGGCAGAGGAGCCCAGGACGCCCCCGGAGGCCCCCCAGGGCGAACCGCAGGCCCTCGACACACTGCAACGAG CTCGCGAGTACAACGCGCGCCTGTTCGGTCTGGCGCAGCGCAGCGCCCGAGCGTTGCTGGACTACGGCGTCACGGCAGACGCGCGTGCTCTGCTAGCGGGACAGCGCCACCTGCTGATGGCACAAGACGAGAACGGAGACAC GCCGCTGCACCTGGCCATCATCCACGGGCAGACTGGTGTCATTGAGCAGATagcccatgtcatttatcatgcTCAGTACCTCGGGGTCATCAACCTCACCAACCACCTGCACCAG ACACCTCTGCACCTGGCAGTAATCACTGGGCAGACAAGGGTGGTGAGCTTCCTGCTGCAAGTGGGTGCAGACCCCACGCTGCTGGATCGCCACGGAGACTCCGCCCTCCACTTGGCACTCCGGGCAGGTGCTGCAGCCCCAGAGCTGTTGCAGGCACTGTTGCGCAGCGGAGCCCATGCTGTGCCCCAAATATTGCACATGCCTGATTTTGAGG GACTATACCCCGTACACCTGGCAGTCCATGCCCGAAGCCCCGAGTGCCTGGATCTGTTAGTTGACTGTGGAGCTGAAGTGGAGGCAGCGGAGAGGCAGGGAGGCCGAACCCCCCTGCATCTAGCCACAGAGATGGAGGAGCTGGGGCTGGTCACCCATCTGGTCACAAAG CTCCATGCTAATGTGAATGCCCGGACCTTTGCTGGAAACACGCCCCTCCACCTGGCAGCTGGGCTCGGGTCCCCAACTCTCACTCGCCTCCTTCTGAAGGCTG GTGCTGACATCCATGCAGAGAATGAGGAACCTCTGTGCCCGCTGCCCTCACCCTCTACCTCTGGGAGTGACTCAGACTCTGAAGGGCCTGAGAGGGATAGCCAGAGAAACTTCCGAGGCCATACCCCTCTTGACCTCACTCGCAGTACCAAG GTGAAGACTCTGCTGCTAAATGCTGCTCAGAACACCACGGAGCCACCCCTGGCCCCACCCAGCCCTGCAG GGCCAGGGCTGTCACTGGGGGATGCAGCCCTGCAGAACCTGGAGCAACTGCTGGATGGGCCCGAAGCCCAGGGCAGCTGGGCAGAGCTGGCAGAGCGTCTGGGGCTGAGAAGCCTGGTGGACACATACAGGAAGACCCCGTCTCCCAGCGGCAGTCTCCTTCGTAGTTACAAG CTGGCTGGTGGGGACTTGGTGGGTCTATTGGAGGCCTTGTCCGACATGGGTCTCCATGAGGGAGTCAGGCTGCTGAAAGGTCCTGAGACCCGCGACAAGCTGCCCAGCACAG AGGCGAAAGAAGACAGTGCCTATGGGAGCCAGTCAgtggagcaggaggcagagaagctgtGTCCACCCCCTGAGCCTCCAGGAGGGCTCTGCCACGGGCACCCCCAGCCTCAGGTGCACtga